The following are from one region of the Jatrophihabitans telluris genome:
- a CDS encoding ABC transporter ATP-binding protein, whose translation MAAPTDQPAIELVNVTKRFTTPSGGLYTAIEDLDLTVAPGEFCAVVGPTGCGKSTTLTLVSGLERPSRGVARVGGHEVDGITPGVGFVFQTDAVFPWKSVLDNVAAGPRFRGDSKASANKNARDWLRRVGLSGFEDRFPHQLSGGMRKRVALAQSLINQPSVLLMDEPFSALDVQTRSIMSDELLSLWELTRPAVIFVTHDLEEAIALADKVVVLTAGPGRVKAVFDVDLPRPRRAQEIRFTEEFVSIYSKIWEALRAEVETAYARTTAEVAS comes from the coding sequence ATGGCAGCGCCCACCGATCAACCGGCGATCGAGCTGGTGAACGTCACCAAAAGGTTCACGACTCCCTCGGGCGGTCTGTACACCGCCATCGAGGATCTGGACCTCACCGTCGCGCCGGGTGAGTTCTGCGCCGTCGTCGGTCCGACGGGTTGTGGCAAGTCGACCACCCTGACCCTGGTCTCGGGCTTGGAGCGGCCCTCGCGCGGCGTGGCCCGAGTCGGGGGGCACGAGGTGGACGGCATCACCCCCGGTGTCGGGTTCGTGTTCCAGACCGACGCGGTGTTCCCCTGGAAGAGCGTGCTCGACAACGTCGCGGCCGGCCCGAGGTTCCGCGGCGATTCGAAGGCGAGCGCCAACAAGAACGCCCGGGACTGGCTGCGGCGGGTGGGACTGTCCGGCTTCGAGGACCGCTTTCCGCACCAGCTCTCCGGCGGTATGCGCAAGCGGGTCGCGCTGGCCCAGAGCCTGATCAACCAGCCCTCGGTGTTGCTCATGGACGAGCCGTTCTCCGCCCTCGACGTGCAGACCCGCTCGATCATGTCCGACGAGCTGCTGTCCCTGTGGGAGCTGACCCGTCCGGCCGTCATCTTCGTCACCCACGATCTGGAGGAGGCGATCGCCCTGGCGGACAAGGTCGTCGTCCTCACCGCCGGTCCGGGACGGGTGAAGGCGGTCTTCGACGTCGACCTGCCCCGCCCGCGGCGCGCCCAGGAGATCCGGTTCACCGAGGAATTCGTGTCCATCTACTCCAAGATCTGGGAAGCGCTGCGCGCCGAGGTCGAGACCGCCTATGCCCGAACGACCGCGGAGGTGGCCTCATGA
- a CDS encoding glycosyltransferase family 1 protein, translated as MTATRLPLIDPARIDHASAVPSSTPATGPIRVASVPAGHVYVRHLSPPSELDEQDVPEAVMRLADPPPKVARSVDSQWWPPAMLSPGWIDDHAGEFDVFHIQFGFDALSPSELESIVDALSRNGKPLVYTVHDLRNPHHRTPQAHDAQLDVLIPAAAALITLTPGAAARILRRWGRQAQVISHPHVVPLDGISPRLPKESGPFVVGVHAKSIRASMDPLAALQAIAPLTEELPELRLRVDVHRDVYETTGLRHEPALAAWLRVARPGVEVSVHDYFTDRDLFAYLAGLDLSVLPYRFGTHSGWLETCYDLGTTVLAPDCGFYAEQRPCLSYHGDETGLDAGSLREAVRWAYRHRPVWQADRSQRAGERAAIASFHDALYRSLL; from the coding sequence GTGACCGCCACTCGCCTGCCCCTCATCGATCCCGCGCGCATCGATCACGCGAGCGCGGTGCCGAGCAGCACACCCGCCACCGGACCGATTCGAGTGGCGTCGGTGCCTGCCGGACATGTCTACGTCCGCCATCTGTCGCCGCCCTCCGAGCTCGACGAGCAGGACGTGCCGGAAGCCGTCATGCGGCTGGCTGATCCGCCACCGAAGGTGGCCCGCAGTGTGGACTCCCAATGGTGGCCCCCGGCGATGCTGTCACCGGGCTGGATCGACGACCACGCCGGCGAGTTCGACGTGTTCCACATCCAGTTCGGCTTCGACGCCCTGTCCCCCAGCGAGCTCGAGTCGATCGTGGATGCCCTTTCCCGTAATGGGAAACCGCTCGTGTACACCGTTCACGACCTTCGCAACCCGCACCACCGGACCCCGCAGGCCCACGACGCCCAGCTCGACGTGCTGATCCCGGCGGCCGCGGCGTTGATCACGCTGACCCCCGGGGCGGCCGCGCGGATCCTGCGGCGGTGGGGACGTCAGGCTCAGGTCATCAGCCACCCCCACGTAGTGCCTCTGGACGGAATTTCCCCACGGCTACCGAAGGAATCGGGCCCGTTCGTGGTCGGCGTGCACGCCAAGAGCATCCGCGCCAGCATGGATCCGCTCGCTGCCCTGCAAGCGATCGCCCCGCTGACCGAGGAACTGCCTGAGCTACGCCTTCGCGTCGACGTCCATCGCGACGTCTACGAGACCACGGGACTGCGCCACGAGCCGGCGCTCGCGGCGTGGCTGCGGGTTGCCCGTCCGGGCGTAGAGGTGTCCGTCCACGACTACTTCACCGACCGTGACCTCTTCGCGTACCTGGCCGGGCTGGACCTGTCCGTGCTGCCCTACCGCTTCGGTACCCATTCCGGCTGGCTGGAGACCTGCTACGACCTGGGTACAACGGTGCTCGCGCCCGATTGCGGTTTCTACGCCGAGCAACGGCCTTGCCTGAGCTATCACGGCGACGAGACCGGCCTGGACGCCGGGTCCCTTCGCGAGGCGGTGCGCTGGGCCTACCGGCATCGTCCGGTGTGGCAGGCGGATCGGTCGCAGCGGGCCGGCGAGCGCGCGGCCATCGCCTCGTTCCACGATGCGCTGTACCGGTCCCTGCTGTGA
- a CDS encoding ATP-binding protein, whose product MGRGRTLASQILLAMVGILLGTVVLGGILDLRLTTHSLDQQYEERARVTAIVVADIPDIQTAVQAQDPNHVIRGLAARVVQNTGAAYVVVSDRDGVRYSHPNPALIGKRLEEPVAVLDGQDRVGIDHGSLGRSANGKAPIFDANGRVVGQVSVGYLETAVAGQVHKDMVAIAAYCAIVLGLGVVVALVLARTIKRVTFGLELREIASLLQEREAMLHGIKEGVIGFDTRGRITLLNNEARRLLGISTAGVGERLEDLIPAGRLRQVLDGTSGGSDQSVMTSDALLVVNRRPVVIGNRDAGSIVTLRDRTELESLMRRMNAVTGLTNALRAQEHEFTNRLHVLSGLADLGDLEEIAKYLSIITRDQVSSAEDLRARIGSPLVAALLLAKISVATEAGVELTLTPESSFDTDIDPQNLMSIIGNLVDNAIEATAGVPTPRLVTVDLADQPELRIIVTDNGPGVASDRLEDIFTDGFSTKQPRGQMRRGIGLALVARLVAKSGGTIEVRPGPGGYFEVRLPRTAPLVRSSSAAGAIFGDQP is encoded by the coding sequence ATGGGACGAGGACGTACCTTGGCCTCCCAGATCCTGCTCGCCATGGTCGGGATTCTGCTCGGAACGGTCGTCCTCGGCGGCATTCTCGATCTGCGCCTGACCACTCACTCCCTCGATCAGCAGTACGAGGAACGAGCCCGCGTCACGGCCATCGTCGTGGCCGACATCCCCGACATCCAGACGGCGGTACAGGCGCAGGACCCCAACCACGTCATCCGCGGACTGGCCGCGCGCGTCGTGCAGAATACCGGCGCCGCCTACGTGGTGGTCTCTGACCGCGACGGGGTCCGCTACTCCCATCCCAACCCGGCTCTGATCGGAAAGCGGCTGGAAGAACCCGTCGCCGTGCTGGACGGCCAGGACCGGGTCGGCATCGACCACGGCAGCCTGGGCCGTTCGGCGAACGGGAAGGCCCCGATCTTCGACGCGAACGGGCGGGTGGTCGGACAGGTCTCGGTCGGCTACCTGGAAACGGCCGTTGCGGGCCAGGTCCACAAGGACATGGTCGCCATCGCGGCGTACTGCGCCATCGTCCTCGGGCTGGGCGTCGTGGTGGCCCTGGTGCTGGCGCGAACCATCAAACGGGTGACCTTCGGGCTGGAGCTGCGGGAGATCGCATCGCTGCTGCAGGAGCGCGAAGCGATGCTCCACGGCATCAAGGAAGGCGTCATCGGCTTCGACACGCGGGGCCGGATCACGCTGTTGAACAACGAGGCTCGGCGGTTGCTGGGCATCAGCACCGCCGGGGTCGGTGAGCGCCTGGAGGATCTCATCCCGGCCGGCCGGCTTCGCCAGGTCCTGGACGGAACGTCCGGCGGCAGTGACCAATCCGTCATGACCAGCGACGCCCTCCTGGTCGTGAACCGCCGGCCGGTGGTCATCGGCAATCGGGACGCCGGCAGCATCGTCACCCTGCGGGACCGCACGGAGCTGGAGAGCCTGATGCGGCGGATGAACGCTGTCACCGGTCTGACCAACGCCTTGCGCGCGCAGGAGCATGAGTTCACCAACCGGCTCCACGTGCTGTCCGGGCTCGCCGACCTCGGCGATCTGGAGGAGATCGCGAAATACCTCTCGATCATCACCCGCGATCAGGTGTCCTCGGCGGAGGATCTGCGCGCCCGGATCGGATCGCCCCTCGTGGCCGCGCTGCTGCTGGCCAAGATCTCGGTGGCGACCGAAGCGGGCGTCGAGCTGACCCTCACCCCGGAATCGAGCTTCGACACCGATATCGATCCGCAGAACCTCATGTCGATCATCGGCAATCTGGTCGACAATGCCATCGAGGCCACCGCGGGGGTGCCGACCCCCCGCCTGGTCACCGTCGACCTGGCCGACCAACCGGAGCTGAGGATCATCGTCACGGACAACGGTCCCGGAGTGGCCTCGGACCGACTGGAGGACATCTTCACCGACGGCTTCTCCACCAAACAACCGCGCGGCCAGATGCGCCGCGGCATCGGGCTCGCGCTGGTTGCTCGCCTGGTGGCCAAGAGCGGCGGGACGATCGAGGTACGGCCCGGCCCGGGCGGCTATTTCGAGGTCCGGCTGCCACGAACCGCACCGTTGGTACGGTCCTCTTCCGCGGCCGGGGCCATCTTCGGTGATCAACCGTGA
- a CDS encoding STAS domain-containing protein, which produces MSSERAADDETGWLILQGDLDIASAHAPVELGHRLFGERTPRRVMVDLTAVSFIDSSGLGGLVQLSNLVAARGAALFLTGANPRIVTLLHLSGLAAVLPLADPATPAASGTVPEAIG; this is translated from the coding sequence ATGAGCTCCGAGCGTGCTGCCGACGACGAGACCGGTTGGCTTATTCTGCAGGGCGATCTTGACATCGCTTCCGCCCACGCCCCGGTTGAACTGGGACATCGGCTGTTCGGTGAGCGAACGCCCAGGCGCGTCATGGTGGATCTGACCGCGGTCAGCTTCATCGATTCCAGCGGATTGGGCGGCCTCGTTCAGCTCAGCAACCTCGTCGCGGCCCGCGGCGCCGCCCTGTTCCTCACCGGAGCCAACCCGCGCATCGTCACCCTGCTGCACCTGTCCGGGCTCGCGGCGGTACTTCCGCTGGCCGACCCGGCAACCCCGGCCGCGTCTGGCACCGTGCCCGAAGCGATCGGCTGA
- a CDS encoding response regulator, whose product MIRTLVVDDDYRVAKLHSAAVDRVEGFTTVGEAHTAGEARTMIAELHPDLMILDIYLPDEDGLSLLRSLTAEDPDAPDCMIVTAARDLDSVRAAIGLGAVYYLVKPFGFRLLREQLETYRRWRQEMTTAGNVDADQSVVDALYAMRQPAGTERGGRPRLPPTMARILAIVLNSQETQSASSVADQLGISRPTAQRYLTELERKGLIALDLEYGATGRPVHRYARPSAPEL is encoded by the coding sequence GTGATTCGCACGTTGGTCGTCGATGACGATTACCGTGTCGCGAAACTGCATTCGGCCGCGGTGGACCGAGTCGAGGGCTTCACGACCGTCGGCGAGGCCCACACGGCGGGCGAGGCTCGCACCATGATCGCCGAACTGCATCCGGACCTGATGATCCTCGACATCTACCTGCCCGACGAGGACGGCTTGAGCCTGCTGCGCTCGCTCACCGCCGAGGACCCGGATGCCCCGGACTGCATGATCGTCACCGCTGCTCGCGACCTGGACTCGGTCCGCGCGGCCATCGGCCTGGGCGCCGTCTACTACCTCGTGAAGCCCTTCGGCTTCCGGCTGCTGCGCGAGCAGTTGGAGACCTATCGACGCTGGCGCCAGGAGATGACCACCGCGGGCAACGTCGACGCCGACCAATCAGTCGTCGATGCGCTGTACGCCATGCGCCAGCCCGCGGGCACCGAGCGGGGAGGGCGCCCGCGACTGCCGCCCACGATGGCGCGCATCCTGGCCATCGTCCTCAATTCGCAAGAGACCCAGTCGGCAAGCTCGGTGGCCGATCAGCTCGGCATCAGCCGGCCGACCGCCCAGCGGTACCTCACCGAACTCGAACGCAAGGGGCTCATCGCGCTCGATCTCGAGTACGGCGCCACGGGACGACCGGTGCATCGCTACGCCCGCCCGTCGGCGCCGGAGCTGTAG
- a CDS encoding IclR family transcriptional regulator, protein MAGNTSISGSTVTSRALAVLAAFDGEHRALSLTELGRRAGLPIPTAYRLISELTAWGALVRRPDGAYVIGRRIWDLGLLAPVQSGLRQIAAPFLQDLYLATVATVHLAERDGLSVLYLDRLSGRASVPVVSHVGARLPLHATGVGKVLLAYAPAEIQAQVLGKLTRVTPYTITQPGRLCEQLRRVRREGFAQTSEEMSLGACSVAVPISTSPGQVVAALGIVVPSLKRDRPRLVAALQVAAQGIGRSLAAASAQ, encoded by the coding sequence GTGGCCGGCAACACGTCCATCTCCGGCTCGACCGTCACGTCGCGGGCCCTGGCGGTGCTGGCGGCCTTCGACGGCGAGCATCGCGCCCTGAGTCTGACCGAGTTGGGTCGGCGAGCGGGACTGCCGATTCCGACGGCGTACCGGCTGATCTCGGAGTTGACCGCGTGGGGCGCGCTGGTGCGGCGCCCCGACGGCGCCTACGTGATCGGCCGGCGGATCTGGGATCTCGGCCTGCTGGCTCCGGTGCAGTCCGGTCTTCGCCAGATCGCCGCTCCTTTCCTGCAGGATCTCTACCTCGCCACGGTGGCCACGGTGCATCTGGCCGAGCGGGACGGGCTGTCGGTGCTCTATCTCGACCGGCTCTCCGGCCGGGCGTCGGTGCCGGTGGTCAGCCACGTCGGCGCGCGCCTGCCCCTGCACGCGACCGGGGTCGGCAAGGTCCTGCTGGCCTATGCCCCCGCGGAGATTCAGGCGCAGGTACTGGGAAAACTGACCCGCGTGACTCCGTACACGATCACCCAGCCGGGTCGCCTGTGCGAGCAGTTGCGCCGAGTCCGTCGCGAGGGATTCGCCCAGACTTCGGAGGAGATGAGCCTGGGGGCGTGTTCGGTCGCGGTGCCCATCAGTACCTCGCCGGGTCAGGTCGTTGCGGCCCTCGGCATCGTTGTGCCGAGCTTGAAGCGGGACCGTCCGCGCCTCGTCGCCGCCCTGCAGGTCGCCGCTCAGGGCATCGGGCGCAGTCTGGCCGCAGCTTCCGCTCAGTGA
- a CDS encoding ABC transporter permease: MRTSVKAGQPEPRKGMRPRSKWRAQVNAVRLTVVVVLLGGWQLGADHGYIDPFFWSKPSMVWTQLRTWVSNGTSQGSLASQILVTLEEAAYGFIIGVVLGVVLGILLGRSRFLADVFSPFIKVGNSIPRIILGSIFTVAFGFGMKSKVILVVVLVFFGVFFNAFQGAREVDRNLISNARILGGSRWQVTRQVILPSAFTWIIASLHVSFGFALIGALVGEILGANQGLGLLIKTSQSELNMAGVMAGMLLVAIIALVAEALITLLERRVLSWRPSQISTDDLTAF; this comes from the coding sequence ATGCGCACCAGCGTCAAGGCCGGCCAGCCCGAGCCGAGAAAGGGCATGCGCCCGCGGTCGAAGTGGCGCGCGCAGGTCAACGCGGTCCGCCTCACCGTCGTCGTCGTCCTGCTCGGCGGATGGCAGCTGGGTGCCGACCACGGCTACATCGATCCGTTCTTCTGGAGCAAGCCCAGCATGGTGTGGACCCAGCTGCGGACCTGGGTCAGCAACGGGACGTCGCAGGGCTCGTTGGCCTCCCAGATCCTGGTCACGCTGGAGGAGGCCGCGTACGGCTTCATCATCGGCGTGGTCCTGGGCGTCGTGCTGGGCATCCTGCTCGGCCGAAGTCGCTTCCTGGCCGACGTGTTCTCGCCCTTCATCAAGGTCGGCAACTCGATTCCCCGCATCATCCTCGGCTCGATCTTCACCGTCGCGTTCGGCTTCGGGATGAAGTCGAAGGTGATTCTGGTCGTCGTGCTGGTCTTCTTCGGAGTCTTCTTCAACGCCTTCCAGGGTGCTCGCGAGGTCGATCGCAATCTGATCTCCAACGCCCGCATCCTGGGCGGATCGCGTTGGCAGGTGACTCGCCAGGTCATCCTTCCGTCGGCCTTCACCTGGATCATCGCCAGCCTGCACGTCAGTTTCGGCTTCGCCCTGATCGGGGCGCTGGTCGGAGAGATCCTCGGCGCCAACCAGGGCCTGGGACTGCTCATCAAGACGTCGCAGAGCGAACTGAACATGGCCGGGGTGATGGCCGGCATGTTGCTGGTGGCGATCATCGCGCTGGTCGCCGAAGCGCTGATCACGCTGCTGGAAAGAAGGGTCCTGTCCTGGCGACCCTCCCAGATCAGCACGGACGACCTCACTGCCTTCTGA
- a CDS encoding RNA polymerase sigma factor, translating to MTEAPDATETSLAAAQSGDHDAFAELYRELQPKLLRYAVGLAGQDAEDITAEAWLQIARDLATFSGSADAFRGWAARIVRNRALDHARYRARRPVEPADLAFLLERPADSDTALLAAENQSTRSALALIVSLPHDQAEAVLLRTVVGLDAATAGDVLGKRAGAVRVAAHRGLRTLAERLHPDSSPQVAAGTDPGIRDRDRRAGTSDTSPPHGNE from the coding sequence ATGACCGAGGCGCCGGACGCGACCGAAACGTCGCTGGCGGCTGCCCAGAGCGGCGACCACGACGCCTTTGCCGAGCTGTACCGCGAGCTGCAGCCCAAGTTGCTGCGCTACGCCGTGGGGTTGGCCGGCCAGGACGCCGAGGACATCACCGCCGAGGCGTGGCTGCAGATTGCCCGCGACTTGGCGACTTTCTCCGGCTCGGCCGACGCCTTTCGCGGGTGGGCCGCGCGGATCGTCCGCAACCGTGCGCTCGACCACGCCCGCTACCGGGCCCGGCGCCCCGTGGAGCCCGCCGACCTCGCCTTCCTACTGGAGCGACCGGCCGATTCCGACACCGCTTTGCTGGCCGCGGAGAACCAGTCGACGCGATCGGCACTCGCGCTCATCGTGTCTCTCCCCCACGACCAGGCTGAGGCGGTGCTGCTCCGCACGGTCGTCGGCCTGGACGCCGCGACCGCGGGCGACGTCCTCGGCAAGCGCGCGGGCGCGGTCAGGGTCGCCGCGCACCGCGGGCTGCGCACGCTGGCCGAGAGGTTGCATCCGGACAGCTCACCCCAGGTCGCTGCCGGCACCGACCCAGGGATTCGCGACCGCGACCGTAGAGCCGGAACGTCTGATACGTCACCCCCGCACGGCAATGAGTAA
- a CDS encoding STAS domain-containing protein produces MDLRIVEQVSATGTYTLSLRGSLDLMSKGELIAAGELALQATGSTGLVLNLAGVEFIDSTGIGAIIEVSSFAADLGRTFALQSPSARVARVLELTGLSDNWPTVPNAV; encoded by the coding sequence ATGGATCTCAGGATCGTCGAGCAGGTTTCGGCCACCGGTACGTACACGCTCAGCCTGCGCGGGTCATTGGACCTCATGAGTAAGGGCGAACTGATCGCCGCGGGCGAGCTCGCTCTGCAGGCAACCGGTTCGACCGGACTGGTGCTGAACCTGGCCGGCGTCGAGTTCATCGATTCGACCGGCATCGGCGCGATCATCGAGGTTTCGAGCTTCGCGGCCGATCTGGGCCGCACCTTCGCCCTGCAGAGTCCCTCGGCTCGGGTGGCACGGGTGCTGGAGCTGACCGGTCTCAGCGACAACTGGCCGACGGTCCCCAACGCGGTCTGA
- a CDS encoding 4-hydroxybenzoate 3-monooxygenase, whose protein sequence is MRTQVAIVGAGPAGLLLSHLLAADGIDSVIVESRSRAYVEARIRAGILESSTVQLLDSVGLGARLHREGDEHRGIYLQWPGERHHLDFVDLTGRSVWVYGQTEVTKDLGAARAADGQVIHYEAGETALHDLNTDHPYLTFRDADGAPRRLDADVVVGCDGSFGPSRAAVPPAERTVWQREYPYAWLGILADVAPSTDELIYAWHPDGFALHSMRSATVSRLYLQVPTGTDLADWSDDRIWAALAERLGDGVNGWSLTPGPITDKSVLPMRSFVQSPMRSSRLFLAGDAAHIVPPTGAKGLNLAVADVALLAPALVALLGKHDARLADAYSDTALRRVWRCTHFSWWMTTMLHTDDDPFTRQLQLSQLQWVARSDAGATGLAENYAGLPLGF, encoded by the coding sequence ATGCGTACTCAGGTCGCGATCGTCGGTGCGGGTCCCGCCGGTCTGTTGCTGTCCCATCTGCTCGCGGCGGACGGTATCGACTCCGTCATCGTCGAAAGCCGCTCCCGGGCCTACGTCGAAGCGCGGATCCGCGCCGGAATCCTGGAAAGTTCCACGGTCCAGCTGCTGGACTCGGTGGGGCTGGGAGCGCGGCTGCACCGCGAGGGGGACGAGCATCGCGGCATCTACCTGCAGTGGCCAGGCGAGCGGCACCATCTGGATTTCGTCGACCTGACCGGACGCAGTGTCTGGGTCTACGGGCAGACCGAGGTGACCAAGGACCTCGGCGCGGCGCGTGCGGCCGACGGTCAGGTCATCCACTACGAGGCCGGCGAAACCGCGTTGCACGATCTGAACACCGACCATCCCTATCTCACGTTTCGCGACGCCGACGGCGCACCGCGGAGACTGGACGCCGACGTGGTGGTCGGCTGCGACGGCTCGTTCGGACCGAGCCGGGCGGCGGTTCCGCCCGCCGAGCGGACCGTCTGGCAACGCGAGTATCCCTATGCGTGGCTGGGCATTCTCGCCGACGTCGCGCCCTCGACCGACGAGCTCATCTACGCCTGGCACCCCGACGGTTTCGCCCTGCACTCGATGCGTTCGGCGACGGTGAGCCGGCTCTACCTGCAGGTTCCCACCGGCACGGACCTGGCGGACTGGTCGGACGACCGCATCTGGGCCGCGCTGGCCGAGCGCCTCGGCGACGGGGTGAACGGCTGGAGCCTCACACCCGGTCCGATCACGGACAAGAGCGTGTTGCCGATGCGTAGCTTCGTCCAGTCACCCATGCGCTCGTCGCGGTTGTTCCTGGCCGGGGACGCCGCGCACATCGTGCCTCCCACGGGAGCCAAGGGACTGAATCTCGCCGTCGCCGATGTCGCTCTGCTGGCGCCGGCGCTGGTCGCATTGCTCGGCAAGCACGACGCCCGGCTCGCCGATGCCTACAGTGACACCGCGCTGCGCCGGGTGTGGCGGTGCACGCACTTCTCCTGGTGGATGACGACCATGCTGCACACCGACGACGATCCCTTCACCCGCCAGCTCCAGCTGTCCCAGCTCCAATGGGTGGCCCGCAGCGACGCGGGTGCCACCGGTCTGGCCGAGAACTACGCCGGGCTCCCCCTGGGCTTCTGA
- a CDS encoding ABC transporter substrate-binding protein, with the protein MLGKRLSAITACGAAAVLVLTGCSSKATSGSGSGAKAAAGSPTVNIMVGGMSKQIYLPYMLAQQLGYYAKAGVNVKLQDEPAGGDATQNLLAGQVDGVGGFYDHTIALQGQGKSAESVVSMLQIPGEVEICRTDLKGTVKSPADFKGRALGITDTGSSTDFLTQYLTTKSGVDPATTTRRGVGAGTTFIAALKQKAIDCGMTTEPTVSQVLKNNLGFILLDMRTADGSRQALGGTYPATSLYMTTSYVDSHKDAVQKLVNAYVATLKWIQAHTGAEIADKMPADYYAGVGKDAYAKALDSEKGIFNPNGLMPADGPKTDLSVLSAFNPAVKGKSIDLSKTYTNEFVSAATPIS; encoded by the coding sequence ATGCTCGGAAAACGCCTGTCCGCGATCACTGCCTGCGGGGCAGCCGCGGTGCTCGTCCTCACTGGTTGCAGCAGCAAGGCCACCAGCGGCAGCGGTAGCGGCGCGAAGGCCGCGGCCGGTTCGCCGACGGTCAACATCATGGTCGGCGGTATGAGCAAGCAGATCTACCTTCCCTACATGCTCGCCCAGCAGCTCGGCTACTACGCCAAGGCGGGAGTCAACGTCAAGCTGCAGGACGAACCCGCCGGCGGCGACGCCACCCAGAACCTGCTCGCGGGGCAGGTCGACGGCGTCGGTGGCTTCTACGACCACACCATTGCCCTGCAGGGACAGGGAAAGTCGGCCGAGTCGGTGGTGTCGATGCTGCAGATCCCTGGTGAGGTGGAGATCTGCCGGACCGACCTCAAGGGCACGGTCAAGTCGCCGGCCGACTTCAAGGGGCGTGCGCTCGGCATCACCGACACCGGTTCGTCGACCGACTTCCTGACCCAGTACCTGACCACCAAGAGCGGCGTCGATCCCGCCACGACCACGCGTCGCGGAGTGGGCGCCGGTACGACATTCATCGCCGCGCTGAAGCAGAAGGCCATCGACTGCGGCATGACCACCGAGCCCACGGTGTCGCAGGTGCTCAAGAACAACCTCGGCTTCATCCTGCTCGACATGCGTACCGCGGATGGTTCCCGCCAGGCGCTCGGCGGGACGTATCCGGCAACCTCGCTGTACATGACGACGAGCTACGTCGACAGTCACAAGGACGCCGTCCAGAAGCTCGTCAACGCCTACGTGGCGACGCTGAAGTGGATCCAGGCGCACACCGGGGCGGAGATCGCCGACAAGATGCCGGCCGACTACTACGCCGGTGTCGGCAAGGACGCCTACGCCAAGGCTCTCGACAGCGAAAAGGGAATCTTCAACCCCAACGGCCTCATGCCCGCTGACGGTCCGAAGACGGACCTGTCCGTACTGTCGGCGTTCAACCCGGCCGTCAAGGGCAAGTCCATCGATCTGTCCAAGACCTACACCAACGAGTTCGTCAGCGCCGCTACGCCGATCTCCTAG